Proteins encoded in a region of the Sander lucioperca isolate FBNREF2018 chromosome 18, SLUC_FBN_1.2, whole genome shotgun sequence genome:
- the crip2 gene encoding cysteine-rich protein 2 isoform X1 codes for MSSKCPKCDKTVYFAEKVSSLGKDWHKLCLKCDRCNKLLNAGGHAEHDGRPYCHKPCYAALFGPKGVNIGGAGSYVYDTPANNNASPTSVDSAPKAEEKRVFAPKAASKAAGGITTFSGEANLCPRCNKKVYFAEKVTSLGKDWHRPCLRCERCSKTLAPGSHAEHDGQPYCHKPCYAVLFGPKGVNTGGVGSYIYEKEPSAVTQP; via the exons ATGTCTTCAAAGTGCCCCAAGTGTGACAAGACGGTGTATTTCG CTGAAAAGGTGTCATCACTGGGGAAGGATTGGCACAAGTTGTGTCTCAAGTGTGACCGCTGCAACAAGCTCCTGAACGCTGGAGGCCACGCCGAG CACGATGGACGGCCCTACTGCCACAAACCATGCTATGCTGCCCTCTTTGGGCCAAAAG GTGTGAACATCGGTGGAGCCGGCTCCTATGTGTACGACACGCCAGCCAACAACAACGCGTCTCCCACCAGTGTGGATTCGGCACCCAAAGCTGAGGAGAAGCGAGTGTTCGCCCCCAAGGCAGCATCAAAAG CAGCTGGCGGCATCACCACCTTTTCCGGAGAGGCCAACCTGTGTCCCCGATGCAACAAGAAGGTGTATTTTG CTGAGAAGGTGACATCACTGGGTAAGGACTGGCATCGACCCTGCCTGCGCTGTGAGAGGTGCAGCAAGACTCTGGCTCCTGGAAGCCATGCAGAG CATGACGGCCAGCCCTACTGCCACAAACCATGCTATGCTGTTCTCTTTGGGCCCAAAG GCGTGAACACTGGTGGCGTTGGCAGCTACATCTATGAGAAGGAGCCCAGTGCAGTGACCCAGCCTTGA
- the crip2 gene encoding cysteine-rich protein 2 isoform X2, with translation MSSKCPKCDKTVYFAEKVSSLGKDWHKLCLKCDRCNKLLNAGGHAEHDGRPYCHKPCYAALFGPKGVNIGGAGSYVYDTPANNNASPTSVDSAPKAEEKRVFAPKAASKAGGITTFSGEANLCPRCNKKVYFAEKVTSLGKDWHRPCLRCERCSKTLAPGSHAEHDGQPYCHKPCYAVLFGPKGVNTGGVGSYIYEKEPSAVTQP, from the exons ATGTCTTCAAAGTGCCCCAAGTGTGACAAGACGGTGTATTTCG CTGAAAAGGTGTCATCACTGGGGAAGGATTGGCACAAGTTGTGTCTCAAGTGTGACCGCTGCAACAAGCTCCTGAACGCTGGAGGCCACGCCGAG CACGATGGACGGCCCTACTGCCACAAACCATGCTATGCTGCCCTCTTTGGGCCAAAAG GTGTGAACATCGGTGGAGCCGGCTCCTATGTGTACGACACGCCAGCCAACAACAACGCGTCTCCCACCAGTGTGGATTCGGCACCCAAAGCTGAGGAGAAGCGAGTGTTCGCCCCCAAGGCAGCATCAAAAG CTGGCGGCATCACCACCTTTTCCGGAGAGGCCAACCTGTGTCCCCGATGCAACAAGAAGGTGTATTTTG CTGAGAAGGTGACATCACTGGGTAAGGACTGGCATCGACCCTGCCTGCGCTGTGAGAGGTGCAGCAAGACTCTGGCTCCTGGAAGCCATGCAGAG CATGACGGCCAGCCCTACTGCCACAAACCATGCTATGCTGTTCTCTTTGGGCCCAAAG GCGTGAACACTGGTGGCGTTGGCAGCTACATCTATGAGAAGGAGCCCAGTGCAGTGACCCAGCCTTGA